The proteins below come from a single Cricetulus griseus strain 17A/GY chromosome 6, alternate assembly CriGri-PICRH-1.0, whole genome shotgun sequence genomic window:
- the Gpr21 gene encoding probable G-protein coupled receptor 21 encodes MKCEPVPEHEMNSTLDSDQSSHPFCLLALGYLETVSFCLLEALIVVFLTVLIISGNMIVIFVFHCAPLLNHQTTSYFIQTMAYADLLVGVSCLIPSLSLLHYPLPVEEAMTCQVFGFVVSVLKSVSMASLACISIDRYIAITKPLTYNMLVTPWRLRFCIFLIWLYSALVFLPSFFHWGKPGYHGDVFQWCAESWHTNPYFTLFIVVMLYAPAALIVCFTYFNIFRICQQHTKEISERQARFSSQNGGAGEAQTSPDKRYAVVLFRITSVFYVLWLPYIIYFLLESSTGFSNRLASFLTTWLAISNSFCNCIIYSLSNSVFQQGLKGLSGTVCTSCASHTTAKDPYTVRSKGSLNGCHI; translated from the coding sequence ATGAAGTGCGAGCCAGTTCCTGAGCACGAGATGAACTCCACCTTGGATAGTGATCAGAGCAGCCATCCTTTCTGTCTCCTGGCACTGGGCTACTTGGAAACTGTCAGTTTTTGTCTTTTGGAAGCACTGATTGTTGTCTTTCTAACCGTATTGATTATTTCTGGCAACATGATTGTGATTTTTGTGTTTCACTGTGCACCTCTGTTGAACCATCAAACCACAAGTTATTTTATCCAGACAATGGCATATGCTGACCTCTTGGTTGGGGTGAGCTGCCTGATCCCTTCCTTGTCACTGCTGCACTACCCCCTTCCTGTGGAGGAGGCCATGACTTGCCAAGTATTTGGCTTTGTAGTGTCAGTTCTGAAGAGTGTCTCCATGGCTTCTCTGGCCTGTATCAGCATTGATAGATATATCGCCATCACTAAGCCTTTAACCTATAATATGCTGGTTACTCCCTGGAGACTACgcttttgtatttttctgatttGGCTGTATTCTGCCCTGGtgttcctgccttccttcttccacTGGGGCAAACCTGGATATCATGGAGATGTGTTTCAGTGGTGTGCAGAGTCCTGGCACACCAACCCCTACTTCACATTGTTCATCGTGGTGATGCTGTACGCCCCAGCTGCCCTCATTGTCTGCTTCACATATTTCAACATCTTCCGCATCTGCCAGCAGCACACAAAAGAAATCAGCGAAAGGCAAGCCCGATTCAGCAGCCAGAATGGGGGTGCTGGGGAAGCCCAGACCTCTCCAGATAAGCGCTATGCCGTGGTCCTATTCAGAATCACAAGTGTGTTTTATGTCCTCTGGTTGCCATACATTATCTACTTCCTGCTGGAAAGCTCCACTGGTTTCAGCAACCGCCTTGCATCCTTCCTGACTACCTGGCTTGCCATTAGTAACAGTTTCTGCAACTGTATCATTTATAGTCTATCCAACAGTGTTTTCCAACAAGGATTAAAGGGCCTCTCAGGGACTGTGTGTACTTCTTGTGCAAGTCACACTACAGCCAAGGACCCCTACACAGTTAGAAGCAAAGGATCCCTCAATGGATGCCATATCTGA